CCACGCGGGGCATAATGCTTGTATTTCATCCCCGGCGCGCGGGGCTTATGCGCATCTTGCGCGGCATGCCGATTGTCTTCCGGCGCGACGGCCGCAACCGCGGCTTTTCCGGCGGCGGCTGCGAGCTGTTCCGCCGTAATTCCTCCGGGGCGCAAAATTTCGATCGTATTATCCGGCACGGCAACCACCGTCGATTCCACACCGACGCTTGTCGGGCCGCCATCCAAAATCCCGGCGATGCGTCCCAGCATATCTTCGCTGACATGCCGCGCTGTCGTCGGGCTTGGCCGTCCCGATACGTTGGCGCTGGGCGCGGCAATCGGGCAGCCGGCCGAGCGAATGAGCGCGAGCGCCACCGGATGATCCGGCATGCGCACCGCTACCGTCGGCAATCCGGCCGTAACGAGCGGCGACACAGCGCCTTTTTTCAGCGGAAGGACCAGCGTTAAAGGGCCCGGCCAAAACTGCGCGGCAAGCTGATCGGCGAGGGGCGGCCGGTTTTCCGTCAGCTCGTCCAACTGGCTTAAATCGGCAATATGCACAATCAACGGGTTGTCCGCCGGTCTGCCTTTGGCGGCGAATATGCCGCGCACCGCTGCATC
The DNA window shown above is from Bacilli bacterium and carries:
- a CDS encoding L-threonylcarbamoyladenylate synthase is translated as MELQTRRWKIDHEAESGAAAIREAAGLIRAGKLVAFPTETVYGLGADATSDAAVRGIFAAKGRPADNPLIVHIADLSQLDELTENRPPLADQLAAQFWPGPLTLVLPLKKGAVSPLVTAGLPTVAVRMPDHPVALALIRSAGCPIAAPSANVSGRPSPTTARHVSEDMLGRIAGILDGGPTSVGVESTVVAVPDNTIEILRPGGITAEQLAAAAGKAAVAAVAPEDNRHAAQDAHKPRAPGMKYKHYAPRGCLTVVSGYDHDAVARYINEQLAAPGKRGETVGVLTFAEYAESYNADLVLSLGSVRDLRQAANRLFACLRRFDEHGVSHIWAEACAEQGIGQAVMNRLQKAAAGRVVKI